The Thermococcus sibiricus MM 739 DNA window CATCATACCTTGCATATCTCCTCCCAACGGTGTCTTTTTCATCATAAACTACTATGAATCCCTCTTTCTGTAGTGTTCGAAAGATCTCATAGGCTATGCTCGTAAGAGGTTCTTTTGCTACTAATGGTAGAACTGCAACCTCAATTGGAGCCATATCCTTCTTTATCTTTAGATAGACTCTACTATCTTCATCCATAACTATTGAATTCTCCAAAAGGAGATAGAAAGGCCTATCAATACCAAAGCTTGGTTCCAGCACGTGGGGTACTAACTTTTCACCATGTACTTTTTCTTCCACTTCTTTGATTATGAAGTCCTCTTTTTCAAGCTCATAGCCATCTAGAAATACTTTTCCAATTTTTTCAAGGCCTTCAAATATCTTCTTAAGCTCTTCTTGAGTCATCTCTTGTAGCTTCTGGTTGATCCTCTTTGCATCTCCTTTGAGTTTGGGCCCAACTCTTTTCATGTTAAGGGAAATTTTGAGCTTCTTAATTATTTTAGGTTCCTTGTAGTGTATCATAACAGTTAAGTCGGCCCCACTTTCTTTTACATGCCTGCTCAAATCATAGTTGCCTCTGTAGGCTATACCCACGCACTCTATCCATCCAAATCTTTCACTGTGAATCTCCACATCCCATGTATCACTTGAGTAGTGGGCCCTTTCCTCCGGTAATTGCTGTCTGAATCGTATTTTATTTGCTGGAATACCAATATCAAGAAGGATTCTTTTAACCATGGCCATATAGTAAGCAAAAAATGTGTTCATAACATATCCTTTCTTAACTGCCTCGTCAAGTGTGAGTTCAATCATTCCGAGGTTTTTAAGTTGATTCTCTATTGGATAGAATCTTAAAACTTCGTCTTTAACTTCTTCGAAATGTGGATGCTCCTTTTGTTTAGGATCAAAGAAAATCTCCACTTCTGCCTGAGAAAACTCTCTAAGTCTTAACATCCCCTGTCTAGGAGAAATCTCGTTTCTATAAGCTTTTCCTATCTGGAAGACCCCAAAAGGTAATTGATTTCTGGCGAAGTTGTTTAAGCGTTTGAAGTTTACAAATATGCCCTGAGCAGTTTCAGGCCTAAGATAACCTTTTTTATCTTTATAAGGTCCAATATAAGTCTCAAACATCAGGTTGAAGTACCATACATCAGCCAATTCTCCCCCACACTCAGGGCATTTTATATCATGTTCCCGGATTAGTTGAGTGAGATGTTCGGCGCTTAGTCCTTCAGTGTCAATCCCAAGTACCTCTTCAACAATGTGATCTGCTCTAAACCTTGACCCGCATTTTTTACACTCAGTCAAGGGATCTACAAACTTGTCCACATGACCAGAAGCTATAAAAACCTCTTCTGGAGTGATATCAGGAGTCTCAATCTCAAAGAAACCCTCTCTTATAAAAGCCTCTCTAATCTTTTTCTCAATTTTCCTTTTTATTATAGCTCCAAGAGGACCATAATCGTAAAAACCTCTCGCTCCACCATAGATTTCAAAACTACTCCATACAAAACCTCTCCTTCTCATTAAATCTTGAAGAGCCTCATACTTGTCCACCATTATCACCACCTTAATCCATGAGGGTGAATCATCTAAAAAAGTTTTGCCCCAATCTTTGAAAAAATGATAAAAGAGTTGAGCTCTCTCAAGATAAAACCAGACTTTTCAGTTTGGATATCAGCTCAAATCGTTTTTATATCCTCTTTTAATCCCATAAGACCCTTCTTAAATAGTCTTTCATCCATTTCGTCTAGTTTTCTACTAATTTTGGGTTGGAACTGCATCCTATCTAGGATGTCTTTGTCTACATCAATTCCCGGGGCATACTCCTCAAGAACAAGCCCTTTCTCTGTAAGTCTAAAAACTGCTCTTTCTGTAATGTAAATAACCTCTTGCCCTTTTTCCAATCCAAGTGCCGCATTATACACTATTTTATACACATTTTTAACAAACTTCTCAATCTCTCCATCCTTCACTATTTTGAGCTTTCCATTTCTTATCTCCAACTTCTTTTCACCTGCTGTAAAGTGGCCGGCAAAAAACATTCTTGGCGAACCATATGAAATTACAGGGAACCCTCCTGGACCCGGTAACCTACCAGGGAGCAGAGAGGGATTTACATTTCCCTTTTCATCTACTTCCATAAACCCTAGACTCGCTGCATCAATTACTCCCCCCTCATAGTTGGCAAATTGATCGGGCTGAGAAATTATGGCAAAAGGCCCAATAGAAGCTCCAAAGTCTGGTCCTTTTAGTGCAATCCCTCCAAATGGCCCAGATTCAACTGTTGTTAATACATACTCTTGAAGTCCTTCTTCTGTTGCAATTTCAGCAACTTCAGTGGGTATTCCTATGCCCAAGTTGACCAAAATTGGTTTTCCAAGCTTTTTCACAAGGTTTATCATTTCTAATAGAACCCGTCGTGCGATAACCTTCCGAGTATTTAACGGAGATTTTAAAGCCGGGTTCGAAGTAATTGGAGGAATGAGCTCTCCTGAGACTCTAGGATCGTAATGAATATTTGCACTTTGCATGTGGAACTCAGGAGGAGCCACAACAACATAATCTACAAGAGGGCCGGGTACTTTAATGTCTTGAGGATTTAAAGAGGGATATCGGGCAATTCTTTCCACTTGAGCGATTACAATACCTTTATTTGGTTCAGCTTTTGAAGCTTGAGCTAAATTAAGTATCTCCGTGAAACTTCCCTCTTTTTCTGTTGTGATATTCCCAAGTTCATCTGCTGTCGTACCCCTAATAAGAGCTACGGTTGGCTTGGGGGCCTGGTATAGCAGATATTCCCTCCCCTGAATGTTAACGACCTCAATCTTACACCTCTTTCTCTTTTTGGCCAATTCATTCAAATATCCTCCGTCCTCTCTTGGATCAAGAAATGTTCCAAGTCCAACCCTAGTTAATACACCAGGTAATCCCCTTGCAACTTCCCTGAAAAACCAAGAGGCTGTTCCAATCGACCAGGTGTACCCTTCGATTCTATTTTCTTGGATCATCTTTTGTAGTGTTGGAGACCAGCCAGGATAAGTAACCAAGATTCCGGACAAAAACTCTTGGTCAGGATCGTTGTATAGCTCTGTTGCGATCTTATCAAGAACTCTCCCTGGAGCTGTTGGTATTGGATTCACTTCAAGGAAGAGGCCTTTTGGATGGCCTGTTTGTTTATACCTCTCATAAAGTTTTAAAATGAGGTATTCCGGAGCCACTAAAAGGTTAAAACCTGAAATCGCGACTACTGAATTATCCGAAATTTTTTCAACGGCTTCTTCACTTTTTAGTATTTTTCTCATCATCCTTAATTCCTCCATAAGATGATAAACAACTGCTGAAGATGGTTATAATATACGCCAAAAGGAGTTTATATATTCATCCTTTAAACTCTTCTTCCAAGGGTTGAGAAACATTACCAAAAGAATATGGTGGACCGGGCGGGATTTGAACCCGCGGCCTCTGGCTTGCGAAGCCAGCGCTCTCCCAAACTGAGCTACCGGCCCATCCCGATTTTTATCTTTAAGGCCAACTTAAAAAGTTTTCCATCCATTAAAACCTCTCAAGAGTTATATCCTTCACTCTTTTCTCATTCTCATCAAAGTCTATTATAGCATAATGTCCTCTTGATAAAGGCCCAGGGTTTACAATAAGGGTTCTTCCGATCTCATCTATACCCATGGCCTCATGTATATGCCCACATATAACCAGTGGAGGGTGCTTCTCTTCAATAAACTTTCTTAAGGATTTGCTTCCTGCATGAGTTCCAACAAAAGTTTTGTCGACTTTAGTGTTCCTAGGTGGAGCATGGGAAAGTACTATGTCCCCGTCTTGGTAGTTTTCAACTAAGATTTCCCAGATTTCGTTTTCACTGAGTTCCCATATCGTGGAAAAGGGCGTTATGTTTGAGCCGCCTATTCCAGTAATGCCGACGCCGTTGAACTCTATCCTTTTGCCATGGAGATTTACATTGAGTTCCTCCAGCAGTTCGAGTGTATCTCTGCCATCGCAGTTCCCCATGACGGCATAGAAGGGTTTTTCAAAGCTTATGAACTCTTTTAAGATATTGTAAGCCGCTTCTTTGCCCCCAAAATGGGTTATGTCGCCGGCTATCAGGATAAGGTCAAACTCTTCGCCTTTAAGATGCTCCAAGATCTCTTTAACTTTATTCGCTCTGCCATGGATGTCTGTTATTGCTATTATCTTCATTCCACCACCCTTACAAAATACACGGAGAGGCTTAAATGTTTGGCGGTTAAATTTAAAACTTGAATTCCAATTCATAAATGTATGAGTGGGTGGAAAGAAATCCTAAAGAAAGAGGGAATTCTTGAGGTAGGGGATTTTATAATTGAGGTTAGCATAGAGTCCGAATGTCCATGCAAAGACGATAGTATTTATCCAGCAGTTCTTATATATGACATCAAGAACGAGGAAGTTTACTATCTTGATGAATCCTTCGAGCCCGTAAGCAACTTCAAAGAGGCCCTTGAGCAGGTCTTTGAATGGTTTGAACGGTATATAAATGGAGAGAAGCCTTTAATGAAGAGAAGCCCCAAGAAGAGCGCTCCGAAAGAGGTTATTCATAGATTCATGGAAGCCATAAAATCACTCAAGTAAAGAAAAAACTTTAAGTTCTCATAAAAATCCTCACTGGAGGTGCAAAATTTGGATCCAAAAAAGTCCGTTCTTAAAGAATCATCCACAGAGGGAATTGAGGAAATCCCGGTTGTTGGCCCGTGGCTTGAAGATGTGAGCAGTTTGGAGGAGGTCATCGATTATTATGAGAGAATAGGATTTCAGGCTACTCATTTAGGAAAAGCTATTGAAATCTGGAAGAAGGTCGAAGCAAAAAGGGCTAAAGGGGAGGAAGTTAGGGTCTTTTTGGGATACACTTCCAACATAGTTTCTTCCGGCCTGAGAGAGATTATAGCATACCTCGTTAAGCACAAAAAGGTTGATGTAATAGTAACAACGGCTGGAGGAGTTGAGGAGGATTTCATAAAGGCCCTAAAGCCGTTTATCCTCGGTGAATGGAGTGTGGACGATGCGAAAATGAGAGAGAAGGGAATAAACAGAATCGGCAACATATTCGTGCCTAATGATAGATACATCGAGTTCGAGAAGCACATGATCCCATTCTTTGAGAGACTTTTGGAAATCGAGAGAGAAGAAAAGAGGGCTTTAACTGCAAGTGAGATTATCTATAAGCTCGGAAAATACATGGACGAGAAGCTTGGGAAGGAAAAGGAGAAGAGCATCTTATACTGGGCTTACAAGAATGACATTCCGATATTTTGCCCGGCTTTAACCGACGGTTCCTTTGGAGACATGCTCTACTTTTTTAAGGAAGAAAGAGGAGACAGGGAGCTTATTATAGACATTGCCAACGACATAGTGAAGCTCAACAACCTTGCAATCACGGCAAAAGAAACCGCTTCAATAATCCTTGGTGGCTCTTTCCCAAAGCATGCCATAATAAACGCAAACCTCTTCAGAGGAGGAACGGATTATGCTATCTACATCACTACCGCTGTCCCGTGGGACGGTTCGCTAAGCGGTGCACCGCCAAGTGAAGGGGTAAGCTGGGGCAAGATAAAGGCAAAAGCAGACTACGTTGAAATATGGGCCGATGCAACGCTGGTCTTCCCAATTTTGGTGTGGAAGGTTATGAAGGGGTAATTGCAAGCTCTTTTTAAACTTCTTTAAAGTCCTTCAAGTCCCACACGAGCAAGCCTTCGTTTTTTAGCTCTTCTTTCCCTTTTATCCTTTTTGCCACAAGCCCATAAAAGTTCTCCCACTCTTCAAGCCCAACCAGTTTTGCTTTCCTCTCCAGATCCTTCAAAATACCTCTGGCTTCTCTCTCGCTTAGTTCTTTCCACTTAACTTCAACCAGCAAACCCTTCCTCTCGCGCTCGTTCAGAGCCAGCAAATCGACTTCCTCACTCTTATACCACCAGCGGCCGATTTTCATAAAGCGGAAAGGCAACTTTTTAGCTTTGTTCAGCTCAACAAGGAACTGCTTTGCAATCTTCTCGAAAACAGGACCGAGGTAGTGGTTGTAGTCCCGCTGTATCTCACTTACATCAAATACGCCCTCCTCTATGAGCGAGAGGTTTGGATAGATGAAGCGAAACCAGAAGGCGATGAAATTATCTGCAACGTAGTAACGGCCCCGCTTGGAGTTTGGTTTTTCCGTCAGGGGTACTTCTCGCACAACTAGACCAGTCTCGATTAGATTCCTGAGGTATGGGGTTATCTCCGAGTGCTTCATCCCCGTGAAGTCCCTTATCTCTTTGGGCGTCGTCTTGCCGAGGGCTATGGCTTCGAGTATTCTCCTGTATGTTTTTGTCTCCGTGAACTCGTACCTCAGCAGGAAATCGACCTCGTCACGGAAGAAGCTCACGGGGCTCTTCAGCTCCCGGTCGAGCCACTCCCAGAAGGGAAGTCTGACCTGTGCTATGTAGAAGGGAATCCCATCCGTCATGCCGTAGACCTCTACAAGCTCCTCCCAGCTTGCGCGGGGAAAGAACCCCTTGAGGTGGAAGAACTTCAGCGGTTTGAGCTTCATGGAGCCCGTTCTCCTGCCGTAGAGGGGGCTTTTGTAGCTGAGGACTTTCTCCGTCATCATACTCACAGAAGATCCTAGGAGGATGAGCTTCGTGTTTGAGTTAACCAGTTTGGTATCAATGACTCTCTGGAATATGCTCAAAACTGCGGGGTTTTCATTTATGAGGTTTGGGAACTCATCTATGATAATGATTTTGTCCCTTAAAGCGTGAAGAAGCGCCTCCCAATCCTCATGGACATACCTTATCTCCGGAAAGACCCTTTCGGCGGTTTCCTTGAAGTGCCTCAAGTTGTCGCCTTCAACGGCGAGATAATAAACGTGGGGAAAGTCTCTCACGGCTTCAAGGACTAAGCGAGTCTTCCCAACACGCCTCCTGCCGTAGATAACGATGAGTTCAAACCCATCGCTTGAGAGCCTCTCTTTAATTGCCTTGAGTTCTTCCGTCCTATTCACGAAGTTAGCCATATGATAATCACCATTATGATAATTGATATTATCATTTTAAACCTTTTGCTAAAGTGATAAGTGGGATTATGATAATTGTGATTATCATGTTGTAAAAACCTGCAGAACTCTTTTTATTCTTATTCTGTTTTTTCTTTCTCAGAAGGAGCACTACTAGTTTTTTCTTGAGCTTCAGTTATGACCCGAGTTTGTTCTTGTTGGAGAAGCCAAGATTCATATTTAGGATTAGGCTGGAATTCGTAGAACTCCCAGAAGTGCTTTTTAGTCTTCTTAATAGTAATCCATGCAAGTATTTCCAAGAATTTTTGACTATACTCATCTATTTGTAATTTCTCAGATTTGTAGCGTAGTTCATCAGCAAGCTCAAGAAGTTTGTACAATTGAGTTTTCAAAATATTGCTTGCTTCATGTTTGTTAGAGTACGGGATAAGCCATAAAAACACTATAAAATACACAGCTGCCATGACTATAATAGCAACACCAACGTTACTATTGTTTTTAAGATTCTGGTAGGTTATGCGGAACCATAGAAAAAGACCTATCGCGAGGAGGATTGTTGAGATGCCCAACAGCAAGTTTACTAGGGATTTGGATCTTACTACTGGCTTACTCTTATGGGCTTGATTGGGAGAGAGCATGTCTGAAATTTGATATCCAACGAAATATCCTTGTATGGCACCTAATATATGGATACCCACCACAGTAAGGATGTACCATTCAATAAGTCTTTTGACTTCATTTTGGCCAGTGACCAACAATGCAAACACTATCCCTCCGAGAATCACACTAATAGACAAGTATAACAAAGAAATCCACTTGATTGGAACTATGAACTGAAGTTTGTTAAGGTCCGAAATGAGTTTCTTGTATCTTTGAATGGAATTTCTACGTTCTTCATTACGTAAAGATACATTAATGAGGTCCTTCAAGAGTATTATGGAAAATACGAGATAATAAAGGAGCATCGCAGCTAGAATTGATGTCAATACGTTTAACATGTTAACTACAACCTGAAAATTCGCCATGAACGGGGCAATAGATATTAGAGTTGTGATGAGTGTTATCAAATACCGGTTGGGGCTCTCCGTTTCAATGAGCCGAACTTTTAGAGAAAGATAATGAATTTCTTTTTCAATTTCGGCTAACAACTCCTCTTTCGTCATGCTCAGGCAAGGCCTGTTCTCTATGTCTGTTCGTTCGTTTAAGTCGATTTGTTTCCACCCCATACCTTTGTATATAAACCCTTATAAATCCTTTACGCTAAGGTTTAATTATGTCCATACTTAGCAGAGAAAGACGACACTTTGTAATCATGTACCTTATGATACTTCTTACGCTTATCTCTCTGCACTTAGCTCCTTTTACTCTCCAAGAAAAGCTTGTAATGAACTACCAAGAGTTCTCTTTTTCAAATCCAGGAGACTGGATTAGATTATACACAACGCACTTTGTTCATGTGAACTTTGGTCATTTGCTAGGAAATTTAATCATATTCATAGTGATCTTCCCAACTCTATACTTCTTGGCCGAAGCTGGAAAAGATGTAGGACTTTTCAAAAGGTTCTTAGTTTTCGTTTTTCTAATCCTCCCCCCAATACTCTCTATTGTCGATTTGCTTGTAATGAGACGATATGATCTCCGCTATGGAATGGGATTTTCAGGGATAGATTCTGCACTGATTGGGGCTGTTCCATATTTTTCATCAAATATGCTGAGTAGGAAATTCAACTTCAAACTTCCACCATTGATGTTCTCAAACTCGTTTATGCTCATTACAGGTGGTTTAATCTCCATCATCTACTCCATTTTTGTGATCGGTATTCCACTGCTTATTGGAGGCATCCTCTTGTTAGTTTATACTGTTTCAAAGGCCTTCAGGGAGTACGATTGGAATTCCTTGGGCAAAGAAGCTCAAAAGAGAAAAGTTGTTATTAGAAATTTCATTCTGGCAATCTCTCTCTTGATCGTCGGAGCAATATGGGCAGCATTCCCAAGAAATCTACTCGGAGAAGCTGGCTTGGTAAATATTTTCATTCATTATCTTGGATTAGTGAGCACTCTCTATCTGTTTCCGGTAATAGAGGAACTCCATACTAAAAACTTAATAAAAAGGAGCTGAATGGATAGTGACTTTCAGTACAACACCACCCAGACCTCTTCCCCTTCTTTGTATCCTTCGCTGTCCTCGGGGATCTCAAGGTAGGCGTTGCTCTCAACTAGTGCGCTCATTATTCCGCTTCCCTTCTTTTTGATAGGCACTGCCTCGCCGTTTTCATAGTAAACCTTCACGAATTCATGTCTCCCGAGAGATGACGGGACTTTTTCTTTAAGTCTCGCCTTAACTTTCGTAGGTTTATAGTTTGCTCCGGAGAGCTTTGCAAGGGCATATTTAACGTAAAGGTGGAACTGGGCAAAAACCGCTGCCGGATAGCCGCTCATCACGAAGATCCTCTCGCCGTAGCCTATTGGTCTTCCCGGTTTTATTGTCGTTCCGTGGAAGAGCAGGTTAACGAATTTATGGGCATAATCTTTTTCCCCAAAGGCGCTGCCCCCAGTTATGAGAACGAGGTCGCATTCACATTTTGCCCTTTCGAGAGTTGCTCCAATTAGCTCTTCATCATCTGGTATTACACCATAAAAGATGGACTCGCCGAAATACTGTCTAATAAGGGCCTTCAGCATCGCAGAGTTGCTCTCTAGGATTTTTCCCTCGTTTAAGGCCTCTTCATCGGGTTCTTCAATAAGCTCATCGCCCGTTACTATTATTCCTACTTTGGGCCTCCTTTTTACTGTGACCCTCTTAATTCCAATCCCCTTTAGCAAACCTAAGTCTTGGGGTCTTAAAATCTGGCCTTTCTTGAGAACGACTTCTCCTTTCTTCACGTCTTCTCCTTTGAAAGCAACGTTTTGTCCCGGGGCCACGGGTCTAAGAACGTAAATCTTATTCCCTTCTCTCTTCACCTTCTCCTGCTCGATGACCGCATTGGCCCCTTTTGGCATTTTGTTGCCAGTCATGAGTTTTACCGCTTTTCCATTGCTAACTTCTTTTTTGCTTTCCATTCCCGCTGTTATCTCGTCAATAACTTCAAGTTCTACAGGAGAATATTCCCTGGCTTGAAAAGTATCTTCTGCCCTAACTGCATACCCATCAACTGCAGAGCGATCAAAGGGAGGTAAGTCTATCAGAGAAATAACGTCCTCAGCAAGAACCCTCCCAAGAGCATCGTCAAGGGGAAGTTCTTCGATTTCCTCAATCTCCTTTATGTCGTTTAACATCATCTCAAGAGCTTCTCTGTAGGGTGTTAGCTGTTTAAATTCCCTCATACCATCACCTTCTAACTTTTAAGTTATAAGTTAAAACTTCCAACTATTCCCTTGCATGCTTTAGAATATGGTAAGCTTCTCGTTTTATTATCTCAAGAGCAGTTTTCACAGCATTTAAACTTCCTGGGAGGCAAAAAACAATTTTGCTCTCCTTGTCTCTTATTATTCCAGCTGTTGCTCTACTTAGCACTGCTGCAGTTCCTACCTCTTCATAACTTTTCAATCTAAAAATCTCACCAAAACCCACAAATTCTTCATCAAAAAGAGGCCTCAAAGCCTCAATTGTAATATCCCTTCTCGTTATCCCTGTTCCACCAGTAGTTATCACAATGTCGGCCTTTTCTAGGGCTTCAATTACGGCTTTTATTATCTTGAGCTTCTCATCAGGGACAACTGCATAGTAAACGTTATCATTTCCCTCTTTTTTCAATTCCTCAATTATGTAATATCCACTCAGATCCTCTCTCTTTCCGAGGCTTGCCGTGTCGCTGACGGTTATAACAGCAAACTTAAACTTCTTAGGGGCCTTTGCCTTGTGTTCCTCATGAGACATTTTTACACCACCGTTTAACATTATGCAGAAAGTTTAATAATCTTTTCACATTGGATTGCTTCTTGAAAACCTCACCCATTAAAGTGAAAAGCAAATCAGGTCCTAATCAAAGCTTCAAAATCTTCCAAATCCCAAACAAACCATCCTTCACTTCTTAATTTGTCTTTTTTCTCAATACTTCTTCCAACCAGTCCATAATCCTCCTGCCAATTTTTTAAATCCAGAAGTTGGGCTTTTTTTGTTAACTCTTTCAAAATCTTCCTGGCCTCACCTTCACTTACATCCTTCCATTTAACCTCAACAAGCAAAGCCTGTCTTTCACGTTCATTTAGTGCAACAAGATCGATTTCCTCGCCCTTATACCACCACCGACCAATTTTAGTAAAGCTGAGAGGTAACTTATCCATCTTGTTAAGCCTAGCTAAGAACTGTTTCGTGACTTCTTCAAAAACTACGCCGAGATACTGATCAATATCCTCCATGACTAATTTTACTAATGCATTTCCCTGTTCCATCTCAATCAAGTCAATATTGGGCTGAACATAGCGGAACCAAAATGCAAAGTAGGGGTCGTTTATGTAATATTTTCCTTTCCTGCTCTTCCAGCTTGCTGTTACTGGTACTTCCCGCCTCACAAGATCGAGATCGATGAGGACTGAAAGATATTTCCCCACAATAGCCCTATTAAGTCCAGTTTCACTCATAATTTCTCCAAGTGAAGTTTTTCCTTTTGCTATTGCTTCCATAATGGCAAAATAATTTCGAGGTTCATCAAGCTCTTCCCGTAGAATGAAGGGGGCATCTTGATATAAGAAAGAATCACTTCTGAAGTAATTTAGGAGATTCTCTTCAATGCTCTTCTTTCCATCAAACTCGAGCAAGTACGCAGGACTTCCTCCAAGTACCCCATAGGCCCTCAAAAAGTTCTCAGGAGAATATTTGGGCAAAAATTCTCTCGCATTGAAGAAATCCATTGGCTTGAGCTTAAGTTGGGCAGTTCTCCTACCATATATCGGGCTCTTATAACCAAGAAGCTTCTCCATCATGCTTACAGATGATCCACATATTATCAGAAAAATCTTGCTTTTGGAGAGTTTTAAATCCCAGTATTCTTGAAGAATCGATGGGAGGGCTTTGTTGCCCTTTACAAGATATGGAAATTCGTCTATAGCAACAATGATTCTTTCTTTTGACTTTTGATGCAGGTACTCAAAGAAAGCATCCCAACTTTGGAAGGGATTTTTTCTAAGAATATCATCATTAAAGTAATTCGCTAGTCTATCAGAAAAACGTCTCAAATTCTCAGTCTCACTTGTCTCTCTCGCTAGGAGATAAATTCCTCCATATCGTCGGATCAGTTCTAAAATAAGTGCAGTCTTACCTATTCTTCGTCTTCCATAAAGCACCACAAATTCTGCCTTGTTACTTTTTACTCTATCGGCAAGAAGTTTAAGCTCTGCCTTCCGATTTATGAACATTATTTACTCACCAGTAATTTACTTGTAAGTAAACTATTTAAAAGTTTCTATTTTTCTGAGTCAACTAGAGCTTAAAATTCTAACTCTTCTCGTCGTGAAAGGTAATGACTTCAAAACGAGAAAGTAAGTCTTTTAAGCAATTAAAACCTCATAAATTAAAGGTGGTTCTATGCATGAGCTTTATACTGTTTTAGCTGAGTACTACGACGCCATTTACCGAAGACGGGCCGAGAGAGTTGGAGACGAGATTGACTTTGTTGAAGAAATAT harbors:
- a CDS encoding acyl CoA:acetate/3-ketoacid CoA transferase; translation: MMRKILKSEEAVEKISDNSVVAISGFNLLVAPEYLILKLYERYKQTGHPKGLFLEVNPIPTAPGRVLDKIATELYNDPDQEFLSGILVTYPGWSPTLQKMIQENRIEGYTWSIGTASWFFREVARGLPGVLTRVGLGTFLDPREDGGYLNELAKKRKRCKIEVVNIQGREYLLYQAPKPTVALIRGTTADELGNITTEKEGSFTEILNLAQASKAEPNKGIVIAQVERIARYPSLNPQDIKVPGPLVDYVVVAPPEFHMQSANIHYDPRVSGELIPPITSNPALKSPLNTRKVIARRVLLEMINLVKKLGKPILVNLGIGIPTEVAEIATEEGLQEYVLTTVESGPFGGIALKGPDFGASIGPFAIISQPDQFANYEGGVIDAASLGFMEVDEKGNVNPSLLPGRLPGPGGFPVISYGSPRMFFAGHFTAGEKKLEIRNGKLKIVKDGEIEKFVKNVYKIVYNAALGLEKGQEVIYITERAVFRLTEKGLVLEEYAPGIDVDKDILDRMQFQPKISRKLDEMDERLFKKGLMGLKEDIKTI
- the glyS gene encoding glycine--tRNA ligase, which translates into the protein MMVDKYEALQDLMRRRGFVWSSFEIYGGARGFYDYGPLGAIIKRKIEKKIREAFIREGFFEIETPDITPEEVFIASGHVDKFVDPLTECKKCGSRFRADHIVEEVLGIDTEGLSAEHLTQLIREHDIKCPECGGELADVWYFNLMFETYIGPYKDKKGYLRPETAQGIFVNFKRLNNFARNQLPFGVFQIGKAYRNEISPRQGMLRLREFSQAEVEIFFDPKQKEHPHFEEVKDEVLRFYPIENQLKNLGMIELTLDEAVKKGYVMNTFFAYYMAMVKRILLDIGIPANKIRFRQQLPEERAHYSSDTWDVEIHSERFGWIECVGIAYRGNYDLSRHVKESGADLTVMIHYKEPKIIKKLKISLNMKRVGPKLKGDAKRINQKLQEMTQEELKKIFEGLEKIGKVFLDGYELEKEDFIIKEVEEKVHGEKLVPHVLEPSFGIDRPFYLLLENSIVMDEDSRVYLKIKKDMAPIEVAVLPLVAKEPLTSIAYEIFRTLQKEGFIVVYDEKDTVGRRYARYDEIGTPYCVTIDNQTPEDNTVTIRDRDTREQIRVKIEELPEKLRELIFG
- a CDS encoding rhomboid family intramembrane serine protease, whose product is MSILSRERRHFVIMYLMILLTLISLHLAPFTLQEKLVMNYQEFSFSNPGDWIRLYTTHFVHVNFGHLLGNLIIFIVIFPTLYFLAEAGKDVGLFKRFLVFVFLILPPILSIVDLLVMRRYDLRYGMGFSGIDSALIGAVPYFSSNMLSRKFNFKLPPLMFSNSFMLITGGLISIIYSIFVIGIPLLIGGILLLVYTVSKAFREYDWNSLGKEAQKRKVVIRNFILAISLLIVGAIWAAFPRNLLGEAGLVNIFIHYLGLVSTLYLFPVIEELHTKNLIKRS
- a CDS encoding ATP-binding protein; protein product: MANFVNRTEELKAIKERLSSDGFELIVIYGRRRVGKTRLVLEAVRDFPHVYYLAVEGDNLRHFKETAERVFPEIRYVHEDWEALLHALRDKIIIIDEFPNLINENPAVLSIFQRVIDTKLVNSNTKLILLGSSVSMMTEKVLSYKSPLYGRRTGSMKLKPLKFFHLKGFFPRASWEELVEVYGMTDGIPFYIAQVRLPFWEWLDRELKSPVSFFRDEVDFLLRYEFTETKTYRRILEAIALGKTTPKEIRDFTGMKHSEITPYLRNLIETGLVVREVPLTEKPNSKRGRYYVADNFIAFWFRFIYPNLSLIEEGVFDVSEIQRDYNHYLGPVFEKIAKQFLVELNKAKKLPFRFMKIGRWWYKSEEVDLLALNERERKGLLVEVKWKELSEREARGILKDLERKAKLVGLEEWENFYGLVAKRIKGKEELKNEGLLVWDLKDFKEV
- a CDS encoding deoxyhypusine synthase, which produces MDPKKSVLKESSTEGIEEIPVVGPWLEDVSSLEEVIDYYERIGFQATHLGKAIEIWKKVEAKRAKGEEVRVFLGYTSNIVSSGLREIIAYLVKHKKVDVIVTTAGGVEEDFIKALKPFILGEWSVDDAKMREKGINRIGNIFVPNDRYIEFEKHMIPFFERLLEIEREEKRALTASEIIYKLGKYMDEKLGKEKEKSILYWAYKNDIPIFCPALTDGSFGDMLYFFKEERGDRELIIDIANDIVKLNNLAITAKETASIILGGSFPKHAIINANLFRGGTDYAIYITTAVPWDGSLSGAPPSEGVSWGKIKAKADYVEIWADATLVFPILVWKVMKG
- a CDS encoding metallophosphoesterase family protein, with the translated sequence MKIIAITDIHGRANKVKEILEHLKGEEFDLILIAGDITHFGGKEAAYNILKEFISFEKPFYAVMGNCDGRDTLELLEELNVNLHGKRIEFNGVGITGIGGSNITPFSTIWELSENEIWEILVENYQDGDIVLSHAPPRNTKVDKTFVGTHAGSKSLRKFIEEKHPPLVICGHIHEAMGIDEIGRTLIVNPGPLSRGHYAIIDFDENEKRVKDITLERF
- a CDS encoding molybdopterin molybdotransferase MoeA; this encodes MREFKQLTPYREALEMMLNDIKEIEEIEELPLDDALGRVLAEDVISLIDLPPFDRSAVDGYAVRAEDTFQAREYSPVELEVIDEITAGMESKKEVSNGKAVKLMTGNKMPKGANAVIEQEKVKREGNKIYVLRPVAPGQNVAFKGEDVKKGEVVLKKGQILRPQDLGLLKGIGIKRVTVKRRPKVGIIVTGDELIEEPDEEALNEGKILESNSAMLKALIRQYFGESIFYGVIPDDEELIGATLERAKCECDLVLITGGSAFGEKDYAHKFVNLLFHGTTIKPGRPIGYGERIFVMSGYPAAVFAQFHLYVKYALAKLSGANYKPTKVKARLKEKVPSSLGRHEFVKVYYENGEAVPIKKKGSGIMSALVESNAYLEIPEDSEGYKEGEEVWVVLY